The nucleotide window ACAACGTGCAACTTATACATCATGTTGTACTATTTTCAGGTGTACTGCACTTAGCTGTTCATCAAACATGATGTGCGATCTAAGACACGGAATAAGGGATACATGCCAGTCAAGGTGATAATAATCCGTTTTTATCAAGTGATATGTTCAAGTCGTCTCAAGGTGATAACATCCAATTTCTTGTGTAATGGCAACATATATAAATAACTTGAAGACAAGCAAGTGATGAAAAATACTCTAAACAATTTCATATGTTCAAGTCGGAGTATGAAACAAAATTTGATTATCTGTGAACTCTAAACAATTCAAAGAACTAAAAAGCAATGAGAAGATTGATATGCACTCACGTAGCGGTTGAACGTCTCGATGGCTTTGTCAGCTTCCTCAATAGTACTCATGGTAACAAATCCAAATCCACGGCTCTGGCCTGACTCTCTGTTGTAAATGACCTGGAGTTGAACAAAGCAAGGTCAAAATAAGAAAATCAATCGAGCACTGCACACCCATTTATACAAATAATATCAGACACTACAATTCTCAAGCCTTATATAAATAATGCAATTACTACAAGGTTCGACAATAGACAACAGAAGAACATGAATGAAAAGAAAAACAGGACTCACGCCAACAGGGAAACTTAAAACAAGTCGTTTCTTGCAACTAGGAAGATGGGATGGCAACAAACAGAGACTACAATTAACAGTGGAAGCTACCCTAAAATTGCATCAGTTATCAAAATACTCAAGAGTATTTTGATATGCAGTGATATGCTTACCACTCAAATTAACATCGGATTACACAAACAGTCCCGAACTAGTGCAGGTACCAAAATGGTATTAACGGGGCGAAATCGTACTTACGCGTTGCTGTTATTAATTTAACCGGTAATTATTTTAGGTGTTGCAGCGGTAGGCTCACCTCGGCGACCTCGACGACGCCGGCCTGGTCGAAGAGCTGGGCGAGCCGCTCGCTGTCCACATCATACGGCAGGTTCCCGACGTACACCTTAGCCTCCTCGGGAGGCTCGGCTGCGTACCCCGCATCCCCACCGGAGGCCGCCACCGCGGGCTCCTCCTCCGCCACCGTCTCTTCGGCTTCCTCCGCGTCGGCCCAGTCGAGGCCCGCCTCGGCGGCGTCGGAGGAGGCGACGAGGGGCGTAAGGGGGGCGCGGGGGCGGGTGGAGCGGAGGAGCGGCGCGCGAGAGAAAATGAGTGGGAGGAAGGCGGCCGCCGGGGCGAGCTTGTGTTGGGAGAGGAACGTGGGGTGAAAGAGGGAGGCGTCCGTGGCCGCGGCCATGGCGAGTGTCATGGCGGAGGTGGCCATGGTGAAGGGGATAAGGGAGGGCACGCGAGGAGGGGAAGGGATTTGAGCTTGAGGTGCTCCGTCCTCCGAATTCGCTTTTTTATACACGCCGCGCTGGGTATTTGTCGGCTTTGATGGGCTTCCCGCGGGCTTTCTTGTGAGCCTTTGGATTGTTCTTAGTCTTGGCCCCCAAATGACAAATATGTCAAACTAGCCCTAACAGAATATTTTCTTAAAAAGAAAAGCCCTATACACAATAAGTCCAAGAAGAGCCCTATACTTCCCTCAAAAAAATAGATCCCTATACGATGGTTGCCCCTGTTTGGCGAGAGCAACTAACTAACGAGTTACCCTAAAAAAACTAACTAATGCTCATTCGGAAACCTACAAGAGTAACTTCGGGTTGTGACGCGCTCTCAGCCGCTGTCATGTTTCGCGTTTTGGGTGTCCTTTTCGATATTTTTTCACACGTGTTTTCGGTTTTTTACATAACTTTTTCTGATTTTTTAGGCTTTTCTGTTTTCCACCAGTCTTACTTAACTTTTGAACAAAAATATTAGGAAAAAATTGTGtgaaaaaacatgtttttttgtTCTATGAGACGCACGATTTTACTTCCGCGAGAGACATGACCATGGAAACGAAAAAAATGTGTAtttttttctcctttggcaagagGCACGGATTTGCTTCCACAAGAGATAcagttttgcttccgcgagaggtaAAAAAAGAGGCATAAAAATGTGTTTTTTTCTTCCGTGAGAGGCacgaaaaaatgtgttttttcttccgcgagaggcacagtTTTTCTTTTACAAGAGGCACGACCGTGCCTTTCAGcaattgaaagtgcaactatccctgggtggttttggtaattactaacaacatatagctcattgaactaataccATTTCAAGATGaccatttcagaaagttcaatgattggtaTGGCATGAATTAAGAATGTGGACCCCTTAAAATGCTAAAAACACACATTGACTcgagctcaagactctacattttcattttagtgatccaatatcacattgagtccataggaaaagccaatactattaaaagggatgaggtgttgcttaatgacttacttgctcaaaatgcttagtgatatgctccaaaaacctcaaccactttctcatatccacatatgtcccaaaccaaaagtcaaactcggccccaccaaaatgTTTTATTCGGCGCCACcaagttcacttgacatagccactgccagaaactcTAGTCATCTCGTTCTCATCGATAgagatctcggtctcaccgagatgagattgcaaactctctatttcccttcgtaacgtctcggtccaaccgagatgagcgatcggtcccaccgagttcgcaatgcaaactttCTATTTCCCTTTTGTAATGTTTTGGTCttaccgaaatgagcgaatcggtcccaccgagtttgcctgaccaactctctggttagcttattaccaaaatcggtcccaccgagtttgtgtaatcggtctcacctagattacgttatgccctaaccctaatgaaatcggccccaccgagttgacatgccggtcccaccgaaaagtctaacattcacattttgaactgaatcggtctgaccgagttttctgattcggtcccaccgagtttggtaaattgtgtgtaacggttagattttgtgtggaggctatatatacccct belongs to Triticum urartu cultivar G1812 chromosome 7, Tu2.1, whole genome shotgun sequence and includes:
- the LOC125524073 gene encoding 31 kDa ribonucleoprotein, chloroplastic-like, coding for MATSAMTLAMAAATDASLFHPTFLSQHKLAPAAAFLPLIFSRAPLLRSTRPRAPLTPLVASSDAAEAGLDWADAEEAEETVAEEEPAVAASGGDAGYAAEPPEEAKVYVGNLPYDVDSERLAQLFDQAGVVEVAEVIYNRESGQSRGFGFVTMSTIEEADKAIETFNRYDISGRLLNVNRAAQRGSRVERPPRQFASSFRAYVGNLPWQAEDSRLVQLFSEHGEVVNATVVYDRETGRSRGFGFVTMASKEDLDSAISALDGQEMDGRPLRVNVAAERPQRGF